The following are from one region of the Nicotiana tabacum cultivar K326 chromosome 3, ASM71507v2, whole genome shotgun sequence genome:
- the LOC107828455 gene encoding lysine-specific demethylase JMJ18 isoform X1 produces the protein MCSRAQSEKKSMKEHPSRQAPKGENNIESSGSPRSRKVSARWNPGEACRPILQDAPVYYPNDEEFKDPLGYIASIRPYAQPYGICRIVPPASWSPPCPLREKNVWEFAKFSTRIQQVDLLQNREPMKKKKQRKRKRRWYSKMGSTRRQPRALGSESNTQSNNSDEKFGFQSGSDFTFEEFETFSKDFKEFYFGMTDPEDGACDEPKQDKVWQPSIEEIEGEYWRIIEKPTDEVEVYYGADLETGVFGSGFPQESLSPNARTLNQYATSGWNLNNLPRLPCSVLCFEECNISGVLIPWLYIGMCFSSFCWHVEDHHLYSLNYMHWGEPKIWYGVPGTHASALEDAMRKHLPDLFEEQPDLLHELVTQLSPSVLKSEGVPVYRAVQNPGEFVLTFPRAYHSGFNCGFNCAEAVNLAPVDWLEHGLTAVELYSKQRRKTSLSHDKLLIGAASEAIEALWELSALKNLNSRNVRWKSFCGKDGMLTKAIKRRIEMEKERLERLVPHVRLQNMDRDFGLKDEQECFSCYYDLHLSAVGCKCSPEQFSCLKHANLMCSCKPEDKIILVRYNMDELNTLVQALEGKLGAIELWASKVSGFRSLSRRQHNFVKLDSEGDGLEMDPSLKNEDLPGSLREQKQYSKKQCSSLHSETHAFWSDQQKHLLCAPENLSKGAKEEAPATNGYHFDLDCNSLSNECGKKANETSTSIAIQEMNDDLKVPTERDGVILVCDSGSSVSLATEKYLHLLSDDATNSYASNHSSGKKLFGVDLSMCSLRVRQNGTLDTNKDSPSSKMSEQKLAYHVDPLNFGSIVSGRLWCNKLAIFPKGFRSRVKFFDVLNPVTISSYICEILDGGLLGPLFKVSLEEHPDESFVCSSAQKCWEMVLQRVNKEITTKRNLGKQDLPPLQPEESIDGHKMFGLLCPHIVQSIEALDENHQCLEYWNKQLKLNDGCENVKGSSGLWKSVDVQEQPLVSRYAVVKTGQGSGGKLAADEQQQQANSVGSSGNHSSDNELQLVLRKLLSKADPEELKIMHKILCSGSTSPEWRVALATLTQEIQRNM, from the exons GAACATCCTTCTAGACAGGCTCCAAAAGGTGAAAATAATATTGAGAGTTCAGGCAGCCCTCGTAGTCGGAAG GTGTCAGCAAGATGGAATCCTGGCGAAGCTTGTAGGCCCATCTTACAGGATGCTCCTGTGTACTATCCAAATGATGAG GAGTTCAAAGATCCACTTGGTTATATTGCAAGCATTCGCCCCTACGCGCAGCCATATGGCATATGCAGGATTGTACCACCTGCATCTTGGAGTCCACCCTGCCCACTTAGAGAGAAGAATGTGTGGGAATTTGCTAAGTTCTCGACTCGAATCCAGCAAGTTGATTTACTTCAGAATAGGGAGCccatgaaaaagaaaaaacagagaAAGAGGAAAAGACGATGGTACTCAAAGATGGGATCAACGAGGAGACAACCAAGAGCTCTAGGTTCTGAATCAAATACTCAATCGAACAATAGTGATGAGAAGTTCGGGTTTCAGTCAGGGTCTGACTTCACATTTGAGGAATTTGAGACGTTTTCCAAAGATTTTAAAGAGTTCTATTTTGGGATGACGGATCCTGAAGATGGAGCCTGTGATGAACCTAAACAGGACAAGGTATGGCAACCGTCCATTGAAGAAATTGAAGGTGAGTATTGGCGCATCATTGAGAAGCCAACAGATGAAGTTGAG GTGTACTATGGAGCTGATCTGGAAACTGGAGTATTCGGCAGTGGATTCCCCCAAGAATCTTTATCTCCAAATGCTCGTACTTTAAATCAGTATGCGACTTCTGGTTGGAACTTGAACAACTTACCGCGCCTGCCATGTTCTGTATTGTGCTTTGAGGAGTGCAATATCTCAGGAGTTTTGATCCCGTGGCTGTATATTGGAATGTGCTTCTCATCATTCTGTTGG CACGTTGAGGACCACCATCTTTATTCTCTGAATTATATGCATTGGGGTGAGCCAAAGATTTGGTATGGAGTGCCAGGAACTCATGCTTCAGCCCTGGAGGATGCAATGAGAAAGCATTTGCCAGATCTGTTTGAAGAGCAACCTGATTTGCTTCACGAACTT GTAACTCAGTTGTCTCCTTCAGTTTTGAAGTCAGAGGGTGTACCAGTGTACCGTGCTGTTCAGAACCCAGGGGAGTTTGTGCTCACATTCCCAAGAGCCTATCATTCTGGATTTAACTGTGGGTTCAACTGCGCGGAGGCCGTTAATCTGGCCCCTGTTGATTGGTTAGAGCATGGACTAACTGCAGTGGAGCTCTACAGCAAGCAACGTCGTAAAACTTCACTTTCACATGATAAGTTGCTTATAGGAGCAGCTAGTGAAGCTATCGAGGCATTGTGGGAGCTCTCTGCTCTTAAGAATCTAAACAGTAGAAACGTGAGATGGAAAAGTTTCTGTGGGAAGGATGGTATGCTGACTAAAGCTATTAAG AGAAGAATTGAGATGGAGAAGGAAAGACTGGAGCGACTTGTACCTCATGTCCGACTTCAAAATATGGATAGAGATTTTGGCTTGAAAGATGAGCAGGAATGCTTTTCTTGCTACTATGACTTACACCTCTCTGCAGTTGGTTGCAAGTGTTCCCCGGAGCAGTTTTCATGTCTTAAACATGCAAATCTTATGTGTTCCTGTAAACCAGAGGACAAAATTATCCTTGTTCGTTATAACATGGATGAATTGAACACATTGGTACAAGCAttggaggggaaattgggtgctATTGAACTATGGGCTTCCAAGGTTTCTGGTTTTCGTTCTTTAAGTAGGAGACAGCATAATTTTGTGAAGCTGGATTCAGAGGGAGATGGACTGGAAATGGATCCCTCGCTGAAAAATGAAGACTTACCAGGTTCGTTGAGAGAGCAAAAACAGTATTCGAAGAAGCAGTGCAGCTCGTTGCATAGCGAGACACATGCATTCTGGTCAGATCAGCAGAAGCATCTTTTATGTGCACCTGAGAACTTGTCAAAAGGTGCGAAAGAAGAAGCTCCTGCCACTAATGGATATCACTTTGATCTAGATTGCAACAGCTTGTCCAATGAGTGCGGAAAAAAAGCAAATGAGACCTCCACATCCATAGCTATACAAGAGATGAATGATGATTTAAAAGTACCTACAGAAAGAGATGGAGTTATTTTAGTCTGTGATTCTGGATCCTCAGTTTCTCTTGCTACAGAAAAATATCTCCATTTATTATCTGATGATGCAACCAACTCTTATGCTTCAAATCACAGTAGTGGCAAGAAGTTATTTGGCGTTGATCTTTCCATGTGCTCACTTCGTGTTCGTCAAAATGGAACACTTGACACTAATAAGGATTCCCCGAGCAGCAAAATGTCTGAACAAAAGCTCGCCTACCATGTCGACCCGCTAAATTTTGGGTCAATTGTTTCGGGAAGGCTGTGGTGCAATAAATTGGCGATATTCCCTAAAG GATTTAGAAGCCGTGTTAAGTTCTTTGATGTGCTCAATCCTGTGACAATTAGTAGCTATATATGTGAGATCTTGGATGGTGGGCTCCTTGGACCTCTATTCAAG GTTAGCTTAGAAGAGCATCCAGATGAGAGTTTTGTTTGTTCTTCAGCTCAAAAATGCTGGGAAATGGTTTTGCAGAGAGTCAATAAAGAAATCACAACAAAAAGAAATCTAGGAAAACAAGATCTTCCACCATTGCAACCTGAAGAAAGTATCGACGGGCACAAAATGTTTGGGTTACTCTGCCCACACATAGTTCAG TCCATTGAAGCTCTTGATGAAAACCATCAATGCCTGGAGTACTGGAACAAGCAGCTAAAACTCAATGACGGGTGTGAAAATGTCAAAGGGTCTTCAGGTTTATGGAAGTCTGTTGACGTTCAGGAGCAGCCTCTCGTGTCAAGATATGCTGTGGTAAAAACAGGCCAGGGGTCGGGAGGCAAGTTGGCTGCGGATGAGCAGCAGCAGCAAGCTAATTCAGTAGGAAGTAGCGGAAATCATTCATCTGACAATGAGTTGCAGTTAGTACTTAGGAAACTTTTGAGTAAAGCTGATCCTGAAGAACTGAAAATAATGCACAAGATCTTGTGCAGCGGGTCAACTAGCCCCGAGTGGAGAGTAGCATTAGCAACATTGACTCAAGAGATCCAAAGGAACATGTAA
- the LOC107828455 gene encoding lysine-specific demethylase JMJ18 isoform X2, with amino-acid sequence MKKKKQRKRKRRWYSKMGSTRRQPRALGSESNTQSNNSDEKFGFQSGSDFTFEEFETFSKDFKEFYFGMTDPEDGACDEPKQDKVWQPSIEEIEGEYWRIIEKPTDEVEVYYGADLETGVFGSGFPQESLSPNARTLNQYATSGWNLNNLPRLPCSVLCFEECNISGVLIPWLYIGMCFSSFCWHVEDHHLYSLNYMHWGEPKIWYGVPGTHASALEDAMRKHLPDLFEEQPDLLHELVTQLSPSVLKSEGVPVYRAVQNPGEFVLTFPRAYHSGFNCGFNCAEAVNLAPVDWLEHGLTAVELYSKQRRKTSLSHDKLLIGAASEAIEALWELSALKNLNSRNVRWKSFCGKDGMLTKAIKRRIEMEKERLERLVPHVRLQNMDRDFGLKDEQECFSCYYDLHLSAVGCKCSPEQFSCLKHANLMCSCKPEDKIILVRYNMDELNTLVQALEGKLGAIELWASKVSGFRSLSRRQHNFVKLDSEGDGLEMDPSLKNEDLPGSLREQKQYSKKQCSSLHSETHAFWSDQQKHLLCAPENLSKGAKEEAPATNGYHFDLDCNSLSNECGKKANETSTSIAIQEMNDDLKVPTERDGVILVCDSGSSVSLATEKYLHLLSDDATNSYASNHSSGKKLFGVDLSMCSLRVRQNGTLDTNKDSPSSKMSEQKLAYHVDPLNFGSIVSGRLWCNKLAIFPKGFRSRVKFFDVLNPVTISSYICEILDGGLLGPLFKVSLEEHPDESFVCSSAQKCWEMVLQRVNKEITTKRNLGKQDLPPLQPEESIDGHKMFGLLCPHIVQSIEALDENHQCLEYWNKQLKLNDGCENVKGSSGLWKSVDVQEQPLVSRYAVVKTGQGSGGKLAADEQQQQANSVGSSGNHSSDNELQLVLRKLLSKADPEELKIMHKILCSGSTSPEWRVALATLTQEIQRNM; translated from the exons atgaaaaagaaaaaacagagaAAGAGGAAAAGACGATGGTACTCAAAGATGGGATCAACGAGGAGACAACCAAGAGCTCTAGGTTCTGAATCAAATACTCAATCGAACAATAGTGATGAGAAGTTCGGGTTTCAGTCAGGGTCTGACTTCACATTTGAGGAATTTGAGACGTTTTCCAAAGATTTTAAAGAGTTCTATTTTGGGATGACGGATCCTGAAGATGGAGCCTGTGATGAACCTAAACAGGACAAGGTATGGCAACCGTCCATTGAAGAAATTGAAGGTGAGTATTGGCGCATCATTGAGAAGCCAACAGATGAAGTTGAG GTGTACTATGGAGCTGATCTGGAAACTGGAGTATTCGGCAGTGGATTCCCCCAAGAATCTTTATCTCCAAATGCTCGTACTTTAAATCAGTATGCGACTTCTGGTTGGAACTTGAACAACTTACCGCGCCTGCCATGTTCTGTATTGTGCTTTGAGGAGTGCAATATCTCAGGAGTTTTGATCCCGTGGCTGTATATTGGAATGTGCTTCTCATCATTCTGTTGG CACGTTGAGGACCACCATCTTTATTCTCTGAATTATATGCATTGGGGTGAGCCAAAGATTTGGTATGGAGTGCCAGGAACTCATGCTTCAGCCCTGGAGGATGCAATGAGAAAGCATTTGCCAGATCTGTTTGAAGAGCAACCTGATTTGCTTCACGAACTT GTAACTCAGTTGTCTCCTTCAGTTTTGAAGTCAGAGGGTGTACCAGTGTACCGTGCTGTTCAGAACCCAGGGGAGTTTGTGCTCACATTCCCAAGAGCCTATCATTCTGGATTTAACTGTGGGTTCAACTGCGCGGAGGCCGTTAATCTGGCCCCTGTTGATTGGTTAGAGCATGGACTAACTGCAGTGGAGCTCTACAGCAAGCAACGTCGTAAAACTTCACTTTCACATGATAAGTTGCTTATAGGAGCAGCTAGTGAAGCTATCGAGGCATTGTGGGAGCTCTCTGCTCTTAAGAATCTAAACAGTAGAAACGTGAGATGGAAAAGTTTCTGTGGGAAGGATGGTATGCTGACTAAAGCTATTAAG AGAAGAATTGAGATGGAGAAGGAAAGACTGGAGCGACTTGTACCTCATGTCCGACTTCAAAATATGGATAGAGATTTTGGCTTGAAAGATGAGCAGGAATGCTTTTCTTGCTACTATGACTTACACCTCTCTGCAGTTGGTTGCAAGTGTTCCCCGGAGCAGTTTTCATGTCTTAAACATGCAAATCTTATGTGTTCCTGTAAACCAGAGGACAAAATTATCCTTGTTCGTTATAACATGGATGAATTGAACACATTGGTACAAGCAttggaggggaaattgggtgctATTGAACTATGGGCTTCCAAGGTTTCTGGTTTTCGTTCTTTAAGTAGGAGACAGCATAATTTTGTGAAGCTGGATTCAGAGGGAGATGGACTGGAAATGGATCCCTCGCTGAAAAATGAAGACTTACCAGGTTCGTTGAGAGAGCAAAAACAGTATTCGAAGAAGCAGTGCAGCTCGTTGCATAGCGAGACACATGCATTCTGGTCAGATCAGCAGAAGCATCTTTTATGTGCACCTGAGAACTTGTCAAAAGGTGCGAAAGAAGAAGCTCCTGCCACTAATGGATATCACTTTGATCTAGATTGCAACAGCTTGTCCAATGAGTGCGGAAAAAAAGCAAATGAGACCTCCACATCCATAGCTATACAAGAGATGAATGATGATTTAAAAGTACCTACAGAAAGAGATGGAGTTATTTTAGTCTGTGATTCTGGATCCTCAGTTTCTCTTGCTACAGAAAAATATCTCCATTTATTATCTGATGATGCAACCAACTCTTATGCTTCAAATCACAGTAGTGGCAAGAAGTTATTTGGCGTTGATCTTTCCATGTGCTCACTTCGTGTTCGTCAAAATGGAACACTTGACACTAATAAGGATTCCCCGAGCAGCAAAATGTCTGAACAAAAGCTCGCCTACCATGTCGACCCGCTAAATTTTGGGTCAATTGTTTCGGGAAGGCTGTGGTGCAATAAATTGGCGATATTCCCTAAAG GATTTAGAAGCCGTGTTAAGTTCTTTGATGTGCTCAATCCTGTGACAATTAGTAGCTATATATGTGAGATCTTGGATGGTGGGCTCCTTGGACCTCTATTCAAG GTTAGCTTAGAAGAGCATCCAGATGAGAGTTTTGTTTGTTCTTCAGCTCAAAAATGCTGGGAAATGGTTTTGCAGAGAGTCAATAAAGAAATCACAACAAAAAGAAATCTAGGAAAACAAGATCTTCCACCATTGCAACCTGAAGAAAGTATCGACGGGCACAAAATGTTTGGGTTACTCTGCCCACACATAGTTCAG TCCATTGAAGCTCTTGATGAAAACCATCAATGCCTGGAGTACTGGAACAAGCAGCTAAAACTCAATGACGGGTGTGAAAATGTCAAAGGGTCTTCAGGTTTATGGAAGTCTGTTGACGTTCAGGAGCAGCCTCTCGTGTCAAGATATGCTGTGGTAAAAACAGGCCAGGGGTCGGGAGGCAAGTTGGCTGCGGATGAGCAGCAGCAGCAAGCTAATTCAGTAGGAAGTAGCGGAAATCATTCATCTGACAATGAGTTGCAGTTAGTACTTAGGAAACTTTTGAGTAAAGCTGATCCTGAAGAACTGAAAATAATGCACAAGATCTTGTGCAGCGGGTCAACTAGCCCCGAGTGGAGAGTAGCATTAGCAACATTGACTCAAGAGATCCAAAGGAACATGTAA